In Populus nigra chromosome 1, ddPopNigr1.1, whole genome shotgun sequence, one genomic interval encodes:
- the LOC133685840 gene encoding uncharacterized protein LOC133685840, with protein sequence MAQMWLLWWPKTTKIGAGGVDNIATTKATNSEIVEKIGRAQTCFCGCLTKLLKKLRKRGRVLRTATASRQSSFQCRYDPLSYSLNFDTSGCGSMLDDEDYYQFCAFTSRFVANPSRSSTSSSSSSSRILVTTSH encoded by the coding sequence ATGGCACAGATGTGGCTCCTTTGGTGGCCAAAAACCACCAAGATTGGTGCTGGTGGTGTTGATAACATTGCCACCACTAAGGCCACCAACAGTGAGATAGTCGAAAAGATTGGTAGAGCCCAAACTTGTTTTTGTGGGTGTCTAACAAAGCTTTTGAAGAAGCTAAGGAAGAGAGGGAGAGTGCTACGCACTGCCACTGCAAGTAGACAATCTTCCTTCCAGTGCCGGTATGATCCATTGAGTTATTCTCTCAACTTCGATACAAGTGGGTGTGGAAGCATGTTAGATGACGAAGATTACTACCAGTTCTGTGCCTTCACTTCAAGGTTTGTGGCCAACCCATCAAGAAGCAgtacatcttcttcttcttcttcttcaagaatACTAGTGACCACTTCTCACTAG
- the LOC133686735 gene encoding uncharacterized protein LOC133686735: protein MGGHGGLNILPQKKWNVYNYENREKVRKDEEAAARDEQLKREEVRKRDAEFRLERLRAARGLPPMQKPEEPVPVVEAEASISEPKSNHINLFEGIKIFDPVMGLEKERGDEVEGSKKKRKTMKKEEVRIVTAEDEKYRLGYGVAGKGVKLPWYLERRSDEVNNKERGEDDGSTRGKKEVGKKSGKKTLEELRDERLKREKHEKERERALLVEKSRRDGSRLKEKGFSRRSVY, encoded by the coding sequence ATGGGAGGTCATGGAGGTCTTAACATTCTTCCTCAAAAGAAATGGAATGTTTACAATTACGAGAACAGAGAGAAAGTTAGGAAAGATGAAGAAGCTGCTGCGAGAGATGAGCAACTAAAGCGCGAAGAGGTGAGAAAGCGTGACGCTGAGTTTCGCCTTGAGCGCCTTCGTGCTGCTCGTGGCTTACCTCCCATGCAAAAACCTGAGGAACCAGTGCCTGTGGTGGAAGCTGAGGCTTCCATATCGGAACCTAAATCCAACCACATTAATCTCTTTGAAGGGATTAAGATTTTCGACCCTGTTATGGGATTGGAGAAAGAACGAGGTGATGAGGTAGAAGGGtctaagaagaaaaggaagacgaTGAAGAAAGAAGAGGTGAGGATTGTGACTGCAGAGGATGAGAAGTATAGGTTGGGATATGGAGTTGCCGGGAAAGGAGTTAAGTTGCCTTGGTACCTTGAGAGGCGGAGTGATGAGGTGAATAATAAGGAGAGGGGTGAAGATGATGGGTCGACAAGAGGGAAAAAGGAGGTGGGGAAGAAGAGTGGCAAGAAGACTTTGGAAGAGTTAAGGGATGAGAGATTGAAGAGGGAGAAGCACGAGAAGGAGAGGGAAAGAGCTTTGCTGGTAGAGAAGAGCCGAAGAGATGGATCTCGTTTGAAGGAGAAAGGATTTTCCAGGAGGTCTGTTTACTGA